GCCCGCGCCCGCCGACGAGCTGCTCGCCCCGCTGCTGCGGTGCTTCCTGGAAGGCGCCGCCCCCCGCTGAGCCTCCACCCCTGTCGCCCCTGTCGTTCCCCCAAAGGAGCAGCACATGAGCCTGCTGGACCACTTCGACTTCTTCCACCCCGAGGTCCACAACAACCCCTACCCCTACTTCGCCGAGCTGCGCGAGAAGGCGCCCCTCTTCTGGACGAAGAGCCTGCAGGCCCATGTCCTCAGCCGCTACGAGGACGTGGCGTACGTCCTGAAGAACCCCGCCCTGTTCTCCTCGGTGGACATCCGCGTCAACGGCATGCGGCCCCAGGATCGCAACGAGCTCGGTGAGCTCAGCTCGGTGACCAACCTCGTCAACTCGGATCCCCCCATCCACACGCGGCTGCGCGGCCTGGTGAGCCGCGCCTTCCTGCCCAAGCGCATCTCCGAGATGGAGCCCCGCGTGCGCGAGCTGTCGCGCGGGCTCGTCGCGGAGATGACCGCCCAGGGCGAGTTCGACTTCATGGACGGGCTGGCCTCGCCCCTGCCCGTCACCATCATCGCGGAGATGCTCGGCATCGAGATCTCCCGGCGCCGCGACTTCAAGCGCTGGAGCGACTCGCTCATGTCCGCCACCGCCGAGTCCCTGCGCACCGGGAAGATGTCGGAGGAGGCCACCCGCAGTGCCGGCGAGATGTTCGCCTACATGAAGGAGATCGCCGAGAAGCGCCGCCTCGAGCCCAAGGGCGACCTCATCTCCCTGCTCGTCCAGAGCAGCGAGGGCGTGGAGGCCCTGAGCCCCGCGGAGGTGAACTCCTTCGCCGTGCTGCTGCTCATCGCCGGCAACGAGACGACGACCAACCTGCTCGGCAATAGCCTGCTCGCGCTCATCCGCCACCCGGAGCAGTACGAGTGGCTGCGCAACAACCCCTCGCGCGAGGCCTGCGCCGCCGTGGCCGAGGAGACGCTGCGCTACGACTCGCCGGTGGTGGGGCTGATGCGCCGGGCCACGCAGGACGTGGAGCTGGGCGGCGGGAAGGTGCCCGCGGAGTCCACGGTGATGGTGCTGGTGGCGTCCGCCAACCATGACCCGCGCAAGTTCCCCAACCCCGAGCGTTTCGATCCACAGCGAGACACCAACGGCACGCTCTCCTTCGGCCACGGCATCCACTTCTGCCTGGGCGCCCCGCTGACGCGGCTGGAGGCCCCGGTGGCGCTCCAGGAGCTGATGGAGCGCGCCCCGCGGCTGGGCTTCGCCTCCCGCCAGCCCGAGCGCATCGACTACGGCAGCTCGTTCTTCCTGCGCGGGCCCCGCTCGCTCTGGCTGCGCAAGAGCTGACGAATCCACCCCCCGGAGAACACACCGATGACCCCTGAAATCAACCTCAAGACCCGGGAGCTCCGGGCCAATCCGTACCCCACCTATGCCCGCTTGCGGAAGGAGTCACCGGTCGTTCTCTACAAACACCCCATCTTCGGGAAGACCTACTACCTCACGCGCTACAACGACATCGTGAGCTCCTTCACGGATCCACGGCTCGCCAACGACCGCCGCAACGTGTTGGAGGGCAAGAAGGATCCCATGGACCGCTGGTGGGTGCCCAAGCTGTTCCGGATCCTCCAGAACAACATGCTCGCCAAGGACGTGCCGGATCACCGCCGCCTGCGGGACCTGGTGCACAAGGGCTTCACCCCCCGGCGGGTCGAGGAGATGAAGCAGGCGGTGGAGAGAATCGTCAGTGAGCTGCTCGACGCGGCCGAGAAGAAGCCGGCCGTCGACCTGCTCGCCGACTTCGCGCTCCCCCTGCCGCTGACGGTCATCTCGGAGATGATGGGCGTTCCCGAGGAGGATCGGCTGACGTTCCACCGGCAGATGGGCGGCCTGCTGGACAACCTCACCACCCCCGCGGGGTTCCTGCTCCAGACGCCCAACGCCTTCAACATGATGCGCTTCTTCCGCAAGCTCATCCGCCTGCGCCAGACCGAGCCCCGGGATGACCTGCTCACGGCGCTCGTGCAGGCGGAGGAGCAGGGAGACCGTCTCAACGAGGACGAGCTCATCTCCATGATCTTCCTGCTGCTACTCGCGGGGCACGAGACCACGGTCAATCTGATTGGCAATGGGACGCTGGCGCTGCTGCAACACCCGGAGCAGCTCCAGAAGCTGCGCGAGCATCCCGAGCTGATCGGCTCCGCGGTCGAGGAGCTGCTGCGCTACGGCAACCCCGTGGACCAGCCCTCGCCCCGCTACGCGCGGGAGGAGATCCAGCTGGAGGGGCACGTGATTCCGAAGGGCGCCACGGTGATGTGCCTGCTGGCCTCGGCGAACCGGGATGAATCGGTGTTCGAGAACGCGGACACGCTCGACATCACCCGCAAGCCCAACCGCCACGTGGCCTTTGGCATGGGCGTGCACTACTGCCTGGGGGCGCCCCTGGCGCGGCTGGAGGGAACCATCGCGCTCCAGCACCTGGTGCGGCGCTTCCCGGACATGAAGCTCGCCGTGCCCGCGGAGCAGCTGCGCTGGCGCGGCTCCATCGGGCTGCGGGGACTCAAGGCCCTGCCGCTGCTCCTGTCGCCGTCCGGAGCCCCGGCCGCCATGCGCGAGGCCGCCTAGCCGCGTTCCCACCCTGGATGGCGGAGCGGCGGGTTCGATTCCCGCCGCTCTGAGCCGAGCCTGCTCATGTTATGAGGCCCGGCCATGGGTGACTGGAACACACTTCATGTCTTCGATGACAGGCGCTTCCATGAGGAAACGGTGCCCATGCTGCGGGGGAAGAAAGCGGGCCTCGAGGAGCACTTCTCGCGGTTCCTGGAGACCTGCGTCGTACCCGGTCACCGCGACTTCGATTTTGAAGAAGTCCTTCTGCTCTTCCGTCAATTCAACGCTGATTTCACCCGTCACCCTGAGTATGAGGCACTTGTTGCTCAGGAGGGGGAAACGCAATTCGTACGCATCCACCCACGGGAATTCTACATCCGGAGATTCTTCGAGTTCGTCGTGTTTGCTGAATGCGCGAGCTTCTTTCCCCACTTCCAGATGGGAAAGACCCTCTTCACAGGGGCGGTGGACGTGAAACAGGGGGACACCGCCGTGACAGGCCTTCTGGATCATCTCGCGTATGGCTATCCAAACAACCCATGGATGTGGGATGGAGATGGCATTCGAGCGTGGGTGAGTGCCCAGGATGCCAAGGTGATGCACGACTCGGGCAGCATCGTGCCCCAAGAGGAGGAGTACGCGCAGTACGTGGAAGAGTTCCAGCGGTTCCTGGGCGTTGTCACCCAGAACAATCTGGGACTGCTCTCCGCTGTCAATCTCAGCGCTGACCGATACGAGAAAAGCGCGCCCCCTCTCCAGAATGAGAAACTCTGGAAGGGGGTAGAGCTGAAGTACTTGATCTGGCCATAGCTGACACCCTTCCTGGGGGTGCGGCAGCGCGGCCCCAAGCTCCCGCCCGCCACGCTCCCGCGGCTACTGGGGCAGCTCGGCGGCCCGGGCCTTCAGCTCGGCGGCCCGGGCCTTGTCCTGGGACACCCCGAGCCCCTTTTCGTACAAGCCGGCGAGGGCGGCGCAGCCCTGGGCCATTCCGCCCTCACAGGCCTTCTCGTACAGCGCCGCGGCCCTCCCCTCGTCCCGCGCGACTCCCTTGCCCTTGACGTAGTTCATGCCGAGGTTGAAACAGCCCTTGGGTGCCCCACCCTCGCACGCCTTCTCGTACAGCGCGTTGGCCCGCCTCTCGTCCTTCACGACTCCACGGCCCTGCGAGTAGGACACGCCGCCGTTGACACAACCCCGGGCCAGGCCCCCCCGCACGCCTTCTCGAACAGCGCCGCGGCCCGCCCCTCGTCCCGCGCGACTCCCCGGCCGTGCTCGTAGTTCATGCCGAGGTTGAAACAACCCTCGGGCGCGCCGCCCTCGCACGCCTTCTCGTACAGCGCGTTGGCCCGCGCCTCGTCCCGCGCGACTCCTCGGCCCTTCTCGTAGTACACGCCGAGGTTGTAACAACCCTCGGCCATTCCGCCCTCGCACGCCTTCTTGAACAGCGCCGCTTCCCGCCCCTCGTCCCGCGCGGCTCCAAGACCCTGCGCGGAGGACACGCCGAGGTTGTAACAACCCTGGGCCATTCCGCCCTCGCACGCCTTCTCGTACAGCGCGTTGGCCCGCCCCTCGTCCCGCGCGACTCCCCGGCCCTCCTCGAACGCCACTCCGAGGTTGAAACAGCCCGGGAGATCTCCGCCCTTGCACGCCGTCGCGAACAGCACCGCGGCCCGTCCCTCGTCCCGCGCGACTCCACGGCCCTGCGAGTAGAACACGCCGAGGTTGTGACAACCCTGGGCGATGCCGCCCTCGCACGTCTTCGCGTACAGCGCCGCGGCCCGTCCCTCGTCCCGCGCGACTCCACGGCCCTGCTCGTAGACGATGCCGAGGTTGTGACAACCCTGGGCGATGCCGCCCTCGCACGCCTTCTCGTACAGCGCCGCGGCCCGGCCCTCGTCCCGCGCGACTCCACTGCCTTGCGCATGGAGCACGCCGACGTTGAAGCAACCCTGGGCGATGCCGCCCTCACAGGCCTTCTCGAGCAGCGCCGCGGCCCGTCCCTCGTCCCGCGCGACTTCCACGCCCTCGTAGTACCTCATACCGAGGCTGTAGCACCCCAGGGCCGCTCCGCCCTCGCACCCCTTCTCGTACAGCGCGCTGGCCCGGCCCTCGTCCCGCATGACTCCCACGCCGGCGGCGTAGCGACGGGCGAGCTCCACGCACGGCTCCGCCGCGCCGCCCTCACACGCCACCATGAGGCGCTCCACCGGCGACAGCTCCGGCGTGTCCTGGGAGGACGGGGCCGCCTGCCGCCCCGTGGCACAGGCCCCCAGCACCCCGAGCAGAACACACAGCCCCACGCTTCGCCGCGCCATGCTTCCACGCACTTCGGACATGTCATCCCCCCTCTGAATGGACAGGAGACAAACCCTATCATCCGGCGGACGGCGGTGGACACTGCTTCTCCCCACGTCAGGCCCGCCCCGTGTCGCCGGGGTGCACCGTCCATTGTTGCGGGCAGACCGGAACAAGGGATGATGGCCGGACAACGCGGAAAGGAAGACATGCGCGGCCTGAGACGAGCACTTGTAGGGATAGGCCTGGTGGCGAGCCCTGCCCTGGGAGCACAGCCCCAGGGAGCCAAGGCCCAGCCTCGCCCGCTGAGCACCGTGCTGTCGGTGGATGCCGTGAGCCTGGTGCGCAGCACCTTGCAGCTCGAGGGAGAGCGGGTCCTGACGGACAAGCTCAGCGTCCAGCTGGGAGTCAGCCTCTCGCTGTCCGCCAGCCGGGTGGGCCGGGAGGTGCCCATCGCCGGTGCCGGAGGCTTCGTCACCCGGCGCGTCGAGCAGGGCAACACCACGGGCACCGTGTCCCTGTCGCCGGGCGCCCGCTACTTCCTGTGGGGCAGCGCTCCCGAGGGGCTGTGGGCTGGCCTGCAGCTCGGGGCGGGCGTGGGCCGCAGCTTGTTCGACAGCCGGTCGGATGGCGTGGCGGAGCCGTCCCGCATCACGAGCCTGCTCACCCTGGGCGGTGACGCCCTGGTGGGCTACTCGCTGCTGCTCACCCGGGGCTTCATGCTCCAGGCCGCCGTGGGGCTGGGGGCCGCGTATACGACCTACGAGGAGTCGTCGACCCTCTCGATAGGGCCGGACAACCAGCCCACCCAGGGTCCTCCCTCACGCACGCACCGCTGGGACTTCGGCCCCACCACCCGGCTCGCGCTCGGCTGGGCCTTCTGAAGTCCGAGCGGCGTGCACGGCCTCGAGTCCCGGCTACGGCACCGGGCACGCGGGGCTGGCGCTGGGGCAGGTGCCGCAGCCGGTGCCCTCGCAGTACTGACACGCGTCCCGCACGGCCGGATCGCTGGGTGCCGACTGGTCGTGCACCACCTGCACCTGGCAGGCCGCCGAGGCCCGGTTCCCACTCGGATCCGTGACCGTGAAGTGCACCGTGTACACACGCCCGTTGCCGCGCCCCTGCCGCTCCGAGCGCAGCCGCGCCGCCGACCCGCCCCCCAGCTCGATGTCCCGGCACGTGTGGCCATCGCCCACGGCGTCATCCACCAGCGAGTCATCCTCCACTTCGTCCGACTCGGCCCTGGAGATGACCCCCACCGCGTCCACGTCCAGGGGACCGTGACACCTGTCCACCACGCTCTCCACGCAATGGCTGAGCTTGAAGTCCAGCATCTCATGGTTGGGAGCCCACAGGCTCACCGGCTCCGGCTTGACGGTGATGATGGGGGCGAGGGTGTCCACCACGCACACCTGATGCGCGCAGCTCGCGTCCTGGCCAATGGAGTCGCTCGCCGAGCACGTGCCCGTATTGCACCCCAGCGGGAAGACGCTGCCCGAGGGCGGCTGGCACGACACGCTGTAGCCTGGCACTCCGCCCGTGACCGAGGGAGAGAAGCTCGCCACCGCGCCTCCGTTCTCGCACTCCAGCGTCTGCGAAGCCGGGCAGTCGATGTAAAGCGGCGGTGGGGGATCTCCCGCGCAGTCCGGTGGGCTGACGGCGACGGCCAGGACTCCCAACATCACGAATGCTTTCATCTGTGAGTGCCTCCCTGTTCCTCGAAGCGTAGACCAGAAGCGGGCTTCGAGGGTGGACAACTCAGGCGCGTCCAGGGCGGAACATGGGCGTCAGGGGCGGAACGTCCCGCACCTCGATGACGGCGGCCACCTTGAACCCGTGGCGCTCGTAGAAGGGGATCAGCGTCGGATTGGACGCCTCGAGATAGGCGGGAGCACCCTCCGCGTCGATGCGCGCCAGCGTATGCCGCAGGAGCGCCGAGCCGACGCCGCGTCCCTGAAAGCGGGGGTCGACACCCAGAGCCAACAGGTACCAGTGCGGCTGCGCGGGATGGTGGCGCTGCATCTCGACCCGAAGCTCGCCCGCGATGGCCTCGTCCTCTTCCGTGCCCGGCATGTCGAGCGCCGCCATCCGCGCCGGATCCGCATGGACGCCGGGCGGCAGCCACATCGCCACGCCCTCGAAGCGTTCCGTGGCGGACACGCCGCGGTGCTCGAAGCCGCGCTCGCCCTGGGCGAACACCACCTGCGGCCACCAGCGAAGATAGTCGCTCGCGCCTGGCCACCAGTAGCGGGTGACAGGATCGGTCGCGAACGCCAGCGTCAGCGTGTCCAGGACGGCGGCCTGGTCCGAGGCCTCGATCGTGCGGATCTCCACGGGAGCTCTCCAGTCCGTTGCGGCGCCAGCCTAGAACAAGCCGGGCGGCCGCTGGACCGGAAAGCGGTGGCGTATAGGCGGGAGAGAAGCCATGCGGCGCTGGAGATTCGGGGAGACAGGCTCACGGCCCTGTACCCCGAGGGCCGCGTGCCCCTGCCACCGGTGCAGCGGCGGCACGCGTTTGCAGTAGTGATGGCTCCAGAGTCGTGAGAGCCTTGCGACGCTTCACAACTTGGAGGGCACATGCGAGGAATCATCAGAGTCGTGTTGTCTGCGTGCTTGCTGGCGGGCTGTGGTGGTGTCGAAGCAGACATGGAGGCCGCGCCGCTCGGTACCGAGCAGCCGGGTACCCATGAGACAGGCGAGGTCAGTGCCGCGGTGTTGCTCTACTGCCACGAATTGGATGGCAGCGCCTGCCCATCGGCTGGAGCCAGCCCGCGGACGTGCAAGGTCGGGGATGTCGGTCACGCCACGTGCTACTGCGACGGGGGCGAGACCTCGTATTGGCGTTGTTACTACTGAGCACCCCGCCCTGAGCTCAGCGGAAGCAAGCGAGCCGGCCGCCGGCCCAGCGGCTCAGTGTCGGCCAATCAAGACCGTGTCTTCGGTCTTCGTGTCCACGGTGTTGTCCTCGGGGTCCACGTCGATGAGGAGATGGCGCGGATCGATGCCGGCGCGCGCGGGCCGCTTGGGCACCGTCACGGTGAGGCGCTGCTCTCCCGAGCGCACCCGGGTCATGCGCAGGTGCAGGGGCTCACCCTGCCCTTCCCCCTCCGCGGCCGCGTAGACGCCGAGCTCGACGGGCTCGTCCATCGGCACCTCGGTGAGGTGGCCCACCTCGTCCACCACCACCTTGCGCGCCACCACGTCGAGGCTCACCCGCCAGGCGCCCCCCTCCGCGGGCTCCACCGTGGCCCGCTTCGTCTTCAGCTCCCAGTAGGTGTTGGCGGCGAAGAGGTCGTGCAGCAGGCCCTGCTGCTCCGGCGGGGTGACGGCCTGCAGCTCGCGATACAGGTCGAGCGAGGTGGGCAGGGGCGGCTGCCCGGCGCCGTACTTCTCCATCATCGTGCGCAGCGCCCCGTTCACCCGGGCCTCCCCCACGTACTCGCGCAGCGCGAACATGGCGAAGGGGCCCTTGCGGTACGCCTGGAACCACTCCACGGTCTGCAACAGCGGCACGCCGGCGCGCGAGCGGGGCGTGAGGTACTCGATCCGCATCACGGCCAGCAGCCGCTCCAGGTGCGCGCGGCCGTAGGTGCGCTCCACCACCCCCAGGGCCGAGTACCAGGACAGGCTCTCGTTGAGCAACGGCGCACCCACCACGGGCGCGGGCTTCAGCTGGTTGCCCCACCACTTGTGCCCCACCTCGTGTGCCACGACCGCGAAGGGGAAGTCCACCTCGCGCGGGTCGGCCTCGGACTGCAGCTGCGAGAAGCCCTCCCTGTACGAGACGTTCACCGGCGCGGAGTGCAGCCCGATGCCTTCGCCTGCGTGCTCCACGAAGCGCAGCTGGCGGTGCGGGTAGGGGCCGAACTGCTCGGTGAGGAAGTCGAGCGAGGCCTGCATGCCGTGCAGGATGCGCTCCACGTTGCCGGGGTGGCCCGGGTGGTGGAACACCTGCAGCGCCACATCCCTCCAGCGCGCCTCGCGCACCGCGTACGCGGCCGAGTAGAGCGCGTAGTCGTGGGAGATAGGCACGTCGGTCACGTAGTGGAAGTAGCGGCGGCCGCCCTCCGTCCACTCGCGGCGCAGGGCCCCGGGGGCCACGGCCACCTGGCCCGCGTCGGTGCCCACCACCGCGTCGAAGGCGATGCGCCCGGCCCCCTGCTCCCGCAGGCCTTCGCTGTCCTCCAGCGTGGGGATGGGGGGCCGCGGCGCGAGGCCGTGGGCGCGGCGCACGCCTGCCTCGTTGAGCTCGCGGCTCTCCTGGTACCCGATGGCGGGCAACCAGCGGCGCGGCTGGACGTAGGTGCCATTGCGCACGACGGACGCGTCGGCCTGGCCGTGGGTGAAGCCCCGGGGCGCGAAGCGCACCTCGAAGCCCAGCTGTAGGGCCTCCCCCGGCTGCAGCGGCGGCTGCAGCGTGTAGACCGAGTGGCCGAGCTCCGCGTCCACGTGTGAGGGAGTGGCGGCCCGGTCGAAGCGCAAGGGGCCCGTCTCCACGCCCTCGGCGAGGCCGATGTGCAGGGTGGCCATGGCCTCACGGCTCCGGTTGACGAGCGTATAGGTGCCGCGCAGCTCCGCCCTGCGGTGCCGCGGGTGCAGCTCCACGTGCAGCTTCACGGAGGTGATCCGCGGCTGCGGCAGGCGTGCGTACTGGCCGTAGAGCCGCTCGTACTCCGCGCGCGCCTCTTCGACCTGGGCGCGGGTGCGGAACGGGTGGAGGACGTGCGTGTTGTACACGATGAAGCCGCCCACCCCGAGGACGGCAGCGCCGGCCAGTGCCCCGGTGAGGGCCACGGGCCGCGTGAGCCGGTGGCGCGCGAGCTGGAGCCGCTCGCGTGGGCCCGACACCCGGCCCCGCACCCACAAGAGCCGCGCGGCCACCGCGAGCAGCAGCGCCCACGCGGCCCAGTACGCCTTGAACCAGGCCCAGGCCGTCAGGTGCGGGCCGAAGCCGTTCAGGTCGTTGTACTCCCAGCCCGGGTCGGACCCGTACACCCACAGCGGATCCTCGAGCCCGAGCGAGGGCCCGAAGAAGCGCAGGCCGTAGACGAGCAGCAGCACCGCGTGGCCGGCGTACTTCTGGTCCACCAGCACGTGCACGCCCAGGCCGAGCAGCGCGAAGAGCAGGTGGTCGGCGAGCTTCAGGCCGAAGAGGATGGACAGGTACACCCGCGGCTCGAAGGCGGCATGACCCAGCCCCACCTGGATGAGCAGGGACGTCGCCGTCAGCGCCGCCTGCAGCAGCACGATCATCAGCGCGAGCCCCGCGAGCTTGCCGAGGAAGGGGACCCAGTCTGGCGTGGGCGCGGCGTCCGCCAGCTCGCTCACCCCCGCCTCCCGCTCGCGCCACACCAGGCCTCCGGCGCAGAAGATGACGAGCAGCGGCATCACCATGCCCAGCAGGTCCCCGTTGGCGCTGATGAACCCGGTGAGGAGCCGGGTGGAGGGCGCCTTCGGCACCCCCATGTGCTGCATGATCTCGGGGGCGACGAGCAGCAGGAACAGCGGCATGAGCACGAGCGCGACGCCGCCCGGGCCGGCAATCAGGGCGCGCAGCGACTGCGCCGCGACCGCCCACACCTGGCGCGTCCGGGCCACGGCACCCGGAGCGGGCCGCACCGGGGGCACGGTGATGGGACCGATGCGGGCCGGCGGCGGGACGGCGGCCGCGCGACGGCCACGGCCCGCATCGACGCCCGGGTGGGCGAAGCGGAAGCGCAGGTGGGTGAAGGCGAGCGCCGCTGCCGCGAGGGCGAGCCACAGCAGGCGGTTGGCGGCCAGCGCCTCGGCGAGCTCGAGCAGCCCCGTGTTCTTCTCCCCGGGCGTCCAGGACTGCGACAGTTCGTTGAGCACGGTGAAGCCGAGGGGGTCCACGAGCTTGCCGGCCCCCCAGTGCCTCAGCGCGCCTGCCACGTAGAGGCGCCCCACGAGGGTGGTGGCGAAGAGCAGCACCGCGCAGAGGTAGGCCGTCATCGCGCGACGGCTCAGCACCGCGAAGCTGAACATCAGCGCGCAGGCGACGAAGGCGTTGGGCAGGGTGATGCAGAGGTAGACGCCAGCGTACGCCGCGGGCCGCAAGGGCCCGAGCAGCTCGGGCTCGGGGCCCGGCGCGTAGGCGGCGAGCAGCAGGCCCAGGGGCACCGCGAGCACCACGAGCGCCGTGAGGGTGAACGCCGCGAGGAAGCGCCCGCCGAGGTAGGCCGTCCTGCCCACCGGCGTGGTGTAGAGGAGCGGATGCATGCGCAGCTGCACGTCGCGCGCGGCCGCGTCGCCGGCGAGGGGGGCTGGGACCAGCAGGCCCATCAGGCTGCCCAGCACGGAGACGACGCCCAGCGCGAAGGGCGAGTTGAAGAGGTAGCCGCCATCACGCGCTTGCTCGATCTGGGCCTCGTTGGCCACCTGGTAGACGAACCCGAGCAGCAGCACGAAGGAGAGCCAGGGCGTGACGCGGCGCGCCTGCAGGCCGAGCTCGTAGCGGAAGATTTCGCGCAGCATCATGACGCCACCTCGAGCCGGGGCTGCACGGCGCGGGAGACTCCGTGGCCCCCCATCACGCAAAAGTAGACGTCCTCGAGGCCGGGCTCCGCCGGCTCGAACCCCGCGCCCGGCAGGGCCTCGGCGTACACGCGCACCACGGTGCGCCCGGCCAGCAGCCGGGTGGAGAGGACCGCGTGGGTGCGCTCGAGCGCCTCGAGCTCGCCGCGGGGCACGACCTTGCGCCAGATGCGCCCGCGCAGCGCCTCCACCGCGCGCAGCGGCTCATCCTCCAGGAGGATGGTGCCGCGGTCGATGATGGCCATGCGGCTGCACAGCTCCGCCACGTCCTCCACGATGTGCGTGGAGAGGAGGACGACGCTGCGCTCGCCCAGGCCGCTCAGCAGGTTCAAGAAGCGCACCCGCTCGGCGGGGTCGAGGCCGGCGGTCGGCTCGTCGACGATGATGAGCCGCGGGTCGCCCAGCAGCGCGACGGCGACGCCGAAGCGCTGCCGCATGCCCCCCGAGAAGCCGCCCAGCTTCTGCTTGCGCACGTCGTGCAGGTTCACCTGGTGCAGCAGCGCGTCCACCGTCTCGCGCCGCACCCGCCGGTCGGTGAGGCCCTTGAGCACCGCGAAGTGCTCGAGCAGCCGCTCCGCGCTCTCCCGCGGGTACACGCCGAACTCCTGCGGCAGGTAGCCGAGCGACTCGCGCGCCCGCTCCTTGTCCTTCAGCACGTCCACGTCCCCGAGGTGGACGCTGCCACGGTCGGGCTCCTGCAGCGTGGCCAGCGTGCGCATCAGCGTGGACTTGCCCGCGCCGTTGGGGCCCAGGAGCCCGTACATCCCGGCGGGAATCGTCAGCGACACGTCCTTCAGCGCATGCACGCCGTTGGCGTACGTCTTGGAAAGGTTGCGAATCTGCAGATCCATGGGAGCACCGGGGTCGAGGGAACAGCGGGCAAGACGGGGGCTGCGTCGTCCCCGCGAGCGGTGCGGGGACGGAAAGGAACAGGACGGTGCCGCGCTTCAGGGCGCGGCGGTGCTCAGCGGGGCCGCTGCTCCCGGTGGCGGGAGGCGGCGGCCCACAGGAGGGCGAGCACCGCGCCCGTCCACAGCAGCGTGGCGAGGGCCCAGTCCCCGACGTCCGGCAGGCCCCACCAGGCGTT
The sequence above is drawn from the Archangium gephyra genome and encodes:
- a CDS encoding GNAT family N-acetyltransferase; the encoded protein is MEIRTIEASDQAAVLDTLTLAFATDPVTRYWWPGASDYLRWWPQVVFAQGERGFEHRGVSATERFEGVAMWLPPGVHADPARMAALDMPGTEEDEAIAGELRVEMQRHHPAQPHWYLLALGVDPRFQGRGVGSALLRHTLARIDAEGAPAYLEASNPTLIPFYERHGFKVAAVIEVRDVPPLTPMFRPGRA
- a CDS encoding tetratricopeptide repeat protein; translation: MKDERRANALYEKACEGGAPKGCFNLGMNYVKGKGVARDEGRAAALYEKACEGGMAQGCAALAGLYEKGLGVSQDKARAAELKARAAELPQ
- a CDS encoding DUF3575 domain-containing protein, whose translation is MASPALGAQPQGAKAQPRPLSTVLSVDAVSLVRSTLQLEGERVLTDKLSVQLGVSLSLSASRVGREVPIAGAGGFVTRRVEQGNTTGTVSLSPGARYFLWGSAPEGLWAGLQLGAGVGRSLFDSRSDGVAEPSRITSLLTLGGDALVGYSLLLTRGFMLQAAVGLGAAYTTYEESSTLSIGPDNQPTQGPPSRTHRWDFGPTTRLALGWAF
- a CDS encoding cytochrome P450, whose amino-acid sequence is MSLLDHFDFFHPEVHNNPYPYFAELREKAPLFWTKSLQAHVLSRYEDVAYVLKNPALFSSVDIRVNGMRPQDRNELGELSSVTNLVNSDPPIHTRLRGLVSRAFLPKRISEMEPRVRELSRGLVAEMTAQGEFDFMDGLASPLPVTIIAEMLGIEISRRRDFKRWSDSLMSATAESLRTGKMSEEATRSAGEMFAYMKEIAEKRRLEPKGDLISLLVQSSEGVEALSPAEVNSFAVLLLIAGNETTTNLLGNSLLALIRHPEQYEWLRNNPSREACAAVAEETLRYDSPVVGLMRRATQDVELGGGKVPAESTVMVLVASANHDPRKFPNPERFDPQRDTNGTLSFGHGIHFCLGAPLTRLEAPVALQELMERAPRLGFASRQPERIDYGSSFFLRGPRSLWLRKS
- a CDS encoding tetratricopeptide repeat protein, with amino-acid sequence MSEVRGSMARRSVGLCVLLGVLGACATGRQAAPSSQDTPELSPVERLMVACEGGAAEPCVELARRYAAGVGVMRDEGRASALYEKGCEGGAALGCYSLGMRYYEGVEVARDEGRAAALLEKACEGGIAQGCFNVGVLHAQGSGVARDEGRAAALYEKACEGGIAQGCHNLGIVYEQGRGVARDEGRAAALYAKTCEGGIAQGCHNLGVFYSQGRGVARDEGRAAVLFATACKGGDLPGCFNLGVAFEEGRGVARDEGRANALYEKACEGGMAQGCYNLGVSSAQGLGAARDEGREAALFKKACEGGMAEGCYNLGVYYEKGRGVARDEARANALYEKACEGGAPEGCFNLGMNYEHGRGVARDEGRAAALFEKACGGAWPGVVSTAACPTRRAVES
- a CDS encoding HYR domain-containing protein encodes the protein MKAFVMLGVLAVAVSPPDCAGDPPPPLYIDCPASQTLECENGGAVASFSPSVTGGVPGYSVSCQPPSGSVFPLGCNTGTCSASDSIGQDASCAHQVCVVDTLAPIITVKPEPVSLWAPNHEMLDFKLSHCVESVVDRCHGPLDVDAVGVISRAESDEVEDDSLVDDAVGDGHTCRDIELGGGSAARLRSERQGRGNGRVYTVHFTVTDPSGNRASAACQVQVVHDQSAPSDPAVRDACQYCEGTGCGTCPSASPACPVP
- a CDS encoding cytochrome P450 family protein, translating into MTPEINLKTRELRANPYPTYARLRKESPVVLYKHPIFGKTYYLTRYNDIVSSFTDPRLANDRRNVLEGKKDPMDRWWVPKLFRILQNNMLAKDVPDHRRLRDLVHKGFTPRRVEEMKQAVERIVSELLDAAEKKPAVDLLADFALPLPLTVISEMMGVPEEDRLTFHRQMGGLLDNLTTPAGFLLQTPNAFNMMRFFRKLIRLRQTEPRDDLLTALVQAEEQGDRLNEDELISMIFLLLLAGHETTVNLIGNGTLALLQHPEQLQKLREHPELIGSAVEELLRYGNPVDQPSPRYAREEIQLEGHVIPKGATVMCLLASANRDESVFENADTLDITRKPNRHVAFGMGVHYCLGAPLARLEGTIALQHLVRRFPDMKLAVPAEQLRWRGSIGLRGLKALPLLLSPSGAPAAMREAA